From a region of the Castanea sativa cultivar Marrone di Chiusa Pesio chromosome 10, ASM4071231v1 genome:
- the LOC142613034 gene encoding small ribosomal subunit protein uS14z/uS14y/uS14x, whose amino-acid sequence MGHSNVWNSHPKSYGPGSRTCRVCGNPHGLIRKYGLMCCRQCFRSNAKEIGFIKYR is encoded by the exons atggggCATTCGAACGTTTGGAACTCGCATCCTAAAAGCTACGGTCCTGGTTCTCGTACTTG CCGAGTCTGTGGTAACCCTCATGGGTTGATCCGGAAGTATGGACTGATGTGCTGCAGGCAGTGCTTCCGTAGCAATGCCAAGGAAATTGGTTTTATCAAG TACCGTTAA